CCGAAGGTTCCCAAGCGATCTGTGTCGGAGGGGAGTGCCGCCTCGGTGAGCCGCAGCGGATTACCTTCGAAACGCGCGATCCGTGACCGGAACTCCAAAGACACCGTATGCCGGCTCGAGGCCGGGATGACAGGGGTAAAAGTTGCGGTCGGGGAGACAAGGAACGGCAGGACGAGCGAGCGCATTCTTCGCGCTCTTGCTTCGATCCTTCGCCCGCAAGCGGCCTCCTACAGGCAACCGCTCACCCACCCCGTCGCCCCGGCCTCGAGCCGGGGTCCAGTGACGTTTTCTCTGATTCTCTCGCTTTTTTCTTCGCGTCTTTGCGTCTTCGCGCACATCATCTAAAAGACGTTTCCAACGCTTTCGAGTGAGGCGAAAGACACTGGGTCCCGGATCGAGTCCGGGACGACAGAGGATGGCGTCCATGAGAGATATGGCTGGATCACCAATCGCTTCCGCCGTCCTCTGCGTCTCCGCGTCTCTGCGATAAAACGCCTATGGGATCATCCCACCCAAGCCTTGCTTTTCTCTTCGCGCCTTCGCGCCCATCATCCAGGAGACGTTTCCAACGCTTTCGAATAGAGGCGAAAGACACTGGGTCCCGGATCGAGTCCGGGACGACAGGGGATGGCGTCCATGAGAGGTATGGCCGGATCACCAATCGCTTCCGCCGTTCTCTGCGTCTCCGCGTCGCTGCGGGAAAACGCCTTTTCAGAATCTCTCTTCGCGCTCTTGCTTCAATCCTTCGCGGCCTTTGCGCCCATCCTCCAAAGGCCGCAGCCACCAGCTCTGGATCGAAGCCTACTCCCCCGGCCGCAGGTGCCGGTCGAAGAAGCGGTCGATCTGGCGGTAGACGTGCAGGCGCTGGCCGTCGCCGGTGATGGCGTGTTTCTCGCCGGGGTAGGTCATCAGGTCGAAGTCGATGGCCTCCTCCTGGAGCCGCTGCATCAGCATCGTCGAGTGGGTGAACAGGACGTTGTCGTCGGCCATGCCGTGGATCAGCAGCATCGGATCCGACAGGGCGTTCGCGTAGGTCAGCACGTTGCCCCGTTCGTAGGCCTCGGCCGGTGAGCCGTCTTCGGTTCGCGGCATGCCCATGTAGCGCTCGGTGTAATGCGTGTCGTAGAGCGCCCAGTCGGTGACCGGCGCGACCGAGGCGCCCGCTGCATATGTGCCCGGGTGCTGCATCAGCATCATCAGGGTCATGTAGCCGCCGTAGCTCCAGCCGAAGGCACCGACCCGGTCCGGGTCCACCCAGGGCTGGGCCTTGAGCCACTCGGTGCCGAGCTTCTGGTCGACGACTTCGAGCACGCCGAGGTTCCGGTACACGGGCGCCTGGAACGCGACGCCCTGGCCCTCGATGCCGCGGTTGTCGATCGAGAACACCGCGTAGCCCCGGCGCGCCCAGTACTGCTCGATCAGGTGACGGCGGCCCCAGCGATTCTGGACGAGGCGGCTGGTCGGTCCCCCGTAGACGTACTGAATGACCGGAAACTGCGCGGTACCTTCCGCATCGAAGCCTGCCGGCCGAACCACGCGGTAGTGCATCGACAGGCCGTCCTCGGCGGCCAGTACGCCGAACTCGGTGGGCCGGTGATCGGCCAGGAACGGCGCGTAGGGATGATCGTCGTCAATGCGGTTCTCGACCAGCCAGGCCAGGCGGTCGCCGTCCGAGGAGTGCAGCGACAGCTGCGGCGGTTGCTCGGTGCTGGAAAACAGGTCCAGGTACACCCGTCCCTGGCTGTCGAAGGTGATCTCGTGCCAGCCGCTCCGGCGCGAAATCCGCTGCACGGCCTCCGGGTCCTGGCTCGCCAGCGACTGGCGATACAGGTGCTGTTCGGTCGGCCCTTCGACGCCGGCGGTGAAATAGACCAGGCCCAGGTCCTCGTCGACCGCGACCAGGGCGTCGACCGGCCAGTCCCCGGCGGTCAGCGCGCGGGTCTCGCCGGTGGCGGTCTCGACGAGGTAGAGGTGGCGGTAGCCCGATCGCTCGGACGACCAGACGAAGCTCTCGCCGCCGTCGAGGAAGCGAAGGTCGTCATGGAGGTTCACCCAGGTTGCGGAATCCTCCGTGAGGATGCGCCGGGGCTCGGCGTCGTCGAGCCGGTGAAGCAGGAGTTCGAGCGTCTTCTGGTCGCGCGACTGGCGCTGCACAAGCACCGCGTCGCCGGCCGGGTGCCAGGCCACGCGGGGGATGTAGATGTCGGAGTCCGGGCCGAGGTTCAGCCAGCGGACGTCGCCGGTTTCGACGGTCACCACGCCGAGCTCGACCCGGGCGTTGGGCGTGCCGGCATAGGGGTAGCGCTGCTCGATCATGGTGATCGTATCGCCGTCGACCTCGTAGCGACGGCTCGGCTCGATCGTCGATTCGTCGACCCGCAGGAAGGCGATGTGCGCTCCGTCCGGGGACCACCAGAAGCCGCGGTCTCGTCCCATTTCCTCCTGCGCGATGAACTCCGCCATGCCGTTGGACACGGGGCCTTCGCCGTCGTCGGTCAGCGCCCGGAGTTCGCCGCTGGCCACGTCGGCCAGCCACAGGTCCCGATCGCGGACGAAGGCGACCTTCGAACCGTCGGGCGAAAGCCGCGGATCGAGGTCGAAGGGCGCTCCGGAGGTGACCTGGCGAACCCGGATTCCCGCAGAATCCGGCGTCGAAACGGATCCGGCCCGTTCGTCGGCAGGCCCGGCGGTCCGTTCCACGCCTTCCGTGCCATCGCGCACCGCGTCTTCTTCGGCCGCGCCGTCCGCAGGATCCGGCGCGCTTTCCGCCTGCGCGTCCGCGGCCAGGTCGGCGACGTAGATGTCGCCGCCGAGGGGGAACAGCAGGTAGCGGCCGTCGTCCGAGTAGCGATATTCGACGATGCCGGACAGGCCGGAGATACGGGCTCGCTCGCGCCGCGCCTCTTCCTCGTCCGACAGCGCGGCCGGTGCCGCCAGGATGTCGTTCGCGGCGATCAGCACCGCGGTCGTGTCGGTGGCCGGGTCGTAGGCCCAGAGGTCGAGTCGGTCGCGGTCCTCGTCGCTGCCGCGCAGGAAGGTGACGCGCGAGCCGTCCGGGGCGAGCCGGACCGACCGGAGCGTCGGGCCGTCCAGCGCCGGAGAGGCGAAGATGCGTTCCAGGGTCAGTTCGTCGGCCATGGTCGGAGAGCTCGGGATCAGCAGCGAGGAGAAGACCAGCGCGGCGAGCGCCAGCGTGCGGGGCAGGGCCATGGAATGTCCGGGGGTTCGGGTCAACAGCCCGCTATTGTCGCACCTGCCGCCGCCGACGCAAGCCGGGGACCCCGCGCGGGTAGAATCCGGCTGGACACGATCCCGAGCGACCGCGATGCACGCCTTCCGCCAAGTCTTCCTTTCAGTCCTTGTTTCGTTCCTTGCCGTGCTTGCTGCCTCCGCCGGCGCCGACGAACCGGTCCGTCTGTCCCGGCCCGCCGCTGCCTCGGCCGAGTGGGAAGATTTCGGGGCGCCGCTGCCGGACGGCGAGGCCCGGACCCTGTCCGCGGTGGTCGCGGATGCCGATCGATTGCAGGGCACCGAGGTGCTGGTGGCAGCCGAGATCGTCGAGGTCTGCCGCAAGAAGGGCTGCTTCCTCATCGCCCGCGACGGCGAGGCCACGGCCCGGGTCACCTTTCGCGACTACGCGTTCTTCGTCCCGACCGACGCGGCCGGCAAGCAGGTCGTCCTGTCCGGTACCTTCGAGCGTCGCGCGCTGACCGCCGAGCAGGCCGCCCACTACGCCGAGGACCTCGGCCAGGCGCCGGCAACGGACCTCGAGGACGGTTTCGAATTCGCCATCGTCGCCGACGCCGTCCGCATCCCGCGCGTTGAGACGTTGATCGGTCTCTCCGGCACGTCCTCTGGAGGATGGACGCCAAGGCGCGAAGGGGCAAAGGGACGCAAGAAAACAACGCGTTTCGACGAGTCGCAGCCGCCGAATCGATAGCGGTGGGTGGAGCCGTTGGTCTGCATTCTGATCGGATTGCTAAAGAACAACGGCGTACAGCAGTTTCTTGTAGTTTCTTCGCGCTCTTGGCCCCTTTGCGGCTTTGCGTCCATCCTCTAAGGAATCGGACGCAGAGCCCGCGAAGGCGACCTGAGCTCGGTGCGCGGGGAATGGGCTGCGGGTGTAAAATGTCGGGCTGTCCCGGATCGAGAGCATGTTCATGGCCCACACCCATCCCGGAGCCCGATTCCGGCAGCTGGTCGCCGAGCAGGCGCCGTTGCAGGTGGTCGGCACGATCACCGCGCTGACCGCGAAGATGGCCGAGAAGATCGGCCACAAGGCGATCTACCTGTCCGGCGGCGGGGTGGCGGCCAACTCGCTGGGCCTGCCCGATCTCGGCATCAGCACCCTCGACGACGTGCTGGTCGACGTCCGCCGGATCACCGACGCCTGCAGTCTGCCGCTGCTGGTCGACGCCGACACCGGCTTCGGCGGCGCGTTCAACATCGCCCGCACGGTCCGCTCGATCGACAAGGCCGGCGCCGCCGGTGTGCACATCGAGGACCAGGTCCAGACCAAGCGCTGCGGGCATCGTCCGGGCAAGGAGATCGTCTCGCAGGCCGAGATGGTCGACCGGATCCGGATGGCGGTGGACGCGCGCACCCACGACGACTTCGTGATCATGGCGCGGACCGATGCGCTGGCCGTCGAGGGCATGGACTCGGCGATCGAGCGCGCGGTGGCCTGCGTCGAGGCCGGCGCGGACATGATCTTCCCCGAGGCGATGCAGGATCTCGACCAGTACCGGCGCTTCCGCGAGGCCGTCGGCGTGCCGATCCTGGCCAACATCACAGAGTTCGGCAAGACGCCCCTGTTCTCCACCCCCGAACTCGGCGAAGTCGGGGTCGATATCGTGCTGTACTGCTGCGGTGCGTACCGCGCGATGAACAGGGGGGCGGAAACCGTGTACAAGGCGCTGCTCGAGCAGGGCCACCAGCGCGACGTGATCGACATCATGCAGCCGCGCGACGAGATGTACCGCTACCTCGACTACTACGCATTCGAAGAGAAACTCGACGAGCTTTTCAGCAAGGAATCCCAATGAGCGACAAGAAGACCGGAGCCGGTCTGCGCGGCCAGTCGGCCGGCGAGACGGCGATCTGCACCGTCGGCGCGGCAGGGAACAGCCTGCGTTACCGCGGCTACGCCGTCGACGACCTGGCCGACAACGCGACCTTCAACGAGGTCGCCTACCTGATCCTCAAGGGCGAGCTTCCGAGCCGGGCCGAGCTGGACGCCTACGCCGCGCGCCTGAAATCGATGCGCGGCCTGCCGGACTCGCTGAAGGAAGTCCTGGAGCGGATCCCGGCCTCGGCGCACCCGATGGACGTGCTGCGCACCGGCTGCTCGTTCCTCGGCAACATCGAGCCGGAGGACGGCTTCGAGAACCAGCAGGACGTGGCCGACCGGCTGCTGGCGGCGTTCCCGTCGATGATCACCTACTGGTACCGGTACAGCCACGACGGCGTCCGGATCGAGACCGAATCCGACGAGGACGGCATCGGCGCGCATTTCCTGAAGCTGCTGCACGGCGAATCACCGTCCGATCTGCATGCTCGCGTCATGGACGTTTCGCTGATCCTCTACGCCGAGCACGAGTTCAATGCCTCGACGTTCACCGCCCGGGTCTGCGCATCCACCCTGTCGGACATGCATTCCTGCATCACCGGCGCCATCGGCTCGCTGCGTGGGCCGCTTCACGGCGGAGCCAACGAGATGGCCATGGCCATGCTCGAGAAGTACTCGTCGGTCGAAGAGGCGCGCGAAGACGTCCACCGCATGCTCGCCGCGAAGGAAAAGATCATGGGGTTCGGCCACGCGGTCTATCGCGAGAAGGACCCGCGCAACGCGATCATCCGCGAGTGGTCGCGCAAGCTCTCGGAGCAGGTCGGCGACGAAGTCCTGTTCGCCGTCTCCGAAGAAGTCGAGAAGATCATGATGGACGAGAAGAAGCTGTTCGCGAACGCGGATTTCTACCATGCTTCGGCCTACCACTTCATGGGCATCCCGACCGGCCTGTTCACGCCGATCTTCGTCATGTCCCGCGTGACCGGCTGGGCCGCGCACGTGATGGAGCAGCGCGCGAACAACCGCATCATCCGCCCCGGCGCCGACTACACCGGCCCCGAAGACCGCGACGTCCCGCCGATCGACCAGCGGGGCTGATGGCGGGGAGGGGCTAGGGAGTAGGGACCAGGGAAAAGGGGTCAGGGACTAGTCGAGGCACGGATCGTGGGTTGCGGTATCCACTAGCCCATGAGCCCTAGCCCCTCGTCCCTGCCTCTGGGGGCTAGTCGAGGCACCGATCGTGGATCGTAGTGGCGTAGCCCGGGTAAGGCCACAGGCCGCACCCGGGGCATTCGTATGGGTCGTGCAATCCCCCGGGTGCGCTGCGCTTACCCGGGCTACGAGACTCGGGGACGTTTTCGAGGTTTCCCGCCTTTCTCTTCGCGCCTTCGCGTCTTCGCGCTCATCTTCTGAAGGGAAAAGGGATCAGGGCTCAGGGACGGGTCGAGGCACCGATGGTTGACCGGAGGCTTGACTAGCCCCTATCCCCTAGTCCCTGCCCCCGCCCTATGGTTCCAGCAGCTCCGGATCGATCTCCCGCAATACGTCGGCGAGCTCCTCCAGGAAGCCCGCCACCGCCGAGGACTTGCGCCAGACCAGGGCGATGGTGCGCTTCGGTCCGGGCGCCTTGAAGGGGCGGGTGACCAGGTTTTCCGTGTGCGCGACGGGGGGCTTGACCGCGAGCACCGGCATCAGCGTGATCCCGGTCCCGGCAGCGACCATCTGGCGCAGCGTCTCCATGCTGGTGGCGTGGAAATCGAGCTGTTCGTGGGCGCCGGAGAGCTGGCACACCTCCAGCGCCTGCTCGCGCAGGCAGTGCCCGTCTTCGAGCAGCAGCAATTCCTGGTTCTCGAGGTCGCTCAGGTTCACGCTGTCGGCGCTGCACAGCGCGTGGCCCTCGGGCACGGCCAGCACGAACGGTTCCTCGAACAGGATGCGGGTATCGAGGGAGTCACCCTCGACGGGCAGCGCCAGCAGGCCGGCGTCGAGCCGACCCTGGGCCAGCATGGCCAGCACGTCTTCGGTCTTCTCCTCGAACAGGCGCAGCGTCAGGCGGGGAAAGGCC
Above is a genomic segment from Halomonas denitrificans containing:
- a CDS encoding DUF4920 domain-containing protein, with protein sequence MLAASAGADEPVRLSRPAAASAEWEDFGAPLPDGEARTLSAVVADADRLQGTEVLVAAEIVEVCRKKGCFLIARDGEATARVTFRDYAFFVPTDAAGKQVVLSGTFERRALTAEQAAHYAEDLGQAPATDLEDGFEFAIVADAVRIPRVETLIGLSGTSSGGWTPRREGAKGRKKTTRFDESQPPNR
- the prpC gene encoding 2-methylcitrate synthase, whose protein sequence is MSDKKTGAGLRGQSAGETAICTVGAAGNSLRYRGYAVDDLADNATFNEVAYLILKGELPSRAELDAYAARLKSMRGLPDSLKEVLERIPASAHPMDVLRTGCSFLGNIEPEDGFENQQDVADRLLAAFPSMITYWYRYSHDGVRIETESDEDGIGAHFLKLLHGESPSDLHARVMDVSLILYAEHEFNASTFTARVCASTLSDMHSCITGAIGSLRGPLHGGANEMAMAMLEKYSSVEEAREDVHRMLAAKEKIMGFGHAVYREKDPRNAIIREWSRKLSEQVGDEVLFAVSEEVEKIMMDEKKLFANADFYHASAYHFMGIPTGLFTPIFVMSRVTGWAAHVMEQRANNRIIRPGADYTGPEDRDVPPIDQRG
- a CDS encoding S9 family peptidase codes for the protein MALPRTLALAALVFSSLLIPSSPTMADELTLERIFASPALDGPTLRSVRLAPDGSRVTFLRGSDEDRDRLDLWAYDPATDTTAVLIAANDILAAPAALSDEEEARRERARISGLSGIVEYRYSDDGRYLLFPLGGDIYVADLAADAQAESAPDPADGAAEEDAVRDGTEGVERTAGPADERAGSVSTPDSAGIRVRQVTSGAPFDLDPRLSPDGSKVAFVRDRDLWLADVASGELRALTDDGEGPVSNGMAEFIAQEEMGRDRGFWWSPDGAHIAFLRVDESTIEPSRRYEVDGDTITMIEQRYPYAGTPNARVELGVVTVETGDVRWLNLGPDSDIYIPRVAWHPAGDAVLVQRQSRDQKTLELLLHRLDDAEPRRILTEDSATWVNLHDDLRFLDGGESFVWSSERSGYRHLYLVETATGETRALTAGDWPVDALVAVDEDLGLVYFTAGVEGPTEQHLYRQSLASQDPEAVQRISRRSGWHEITFDSQGRVYLDLFSSTEQPPQLSLHSSDGDRLAWLVENRIDDDHPYAPFLADHRPTEFGVLAAEDGLSMHYRVVRPAGFDAEGTAQFPVIQYVYGGPTSRLVQNRWGRRHLIEQYWARRGYAVFSIDNRGIEGQGVAFQAPVYRNLGVLEVVDQKLGTEWLKAQPWVDPDRVGAFGWSYGGYMTLMMLMQHPGTYAAGASVAPVTDWALYDTHYTERYMGMPRTEDGSPAEAYERGNVLTYANALSDPMLLIHGMADDNVLFTHSTMLMQRLQEEAIDFDLMTYPGEKHAITGDGQRLHVYRQIDRFFDRHLRPGE
- a CDS encoding LysR family transcriptional regulator; the protein is MNLRALQYLVTLADVRHFSKAAERCHVSQPTLSTQIRKLEEELDVLLVERSPRQVMLTEVGEDVVRRARALLGEVDAIRSIARRSRDPHSGTLRMGIFPTLAPYFLPHVVPAIRKAFPRLTLRLFEEKTEDVLAMLAQGRLDAGLLALPVEGDSLDTRILFEEPFVLAVPEGHALCSADSVNLSDLENQELLLLEDGHCLREQALEVCQLSGAHEQLDFHATSMETLRQMVAAGTGITLMPVLAVKPPVAHTENLVTRPFKAPGPKRTIALVWRKSSAVAGFLEELADVLREIDPELLEP
- the prpB gene encoding methylisocitrate lyase, with protein sequence MAHTHPGARFRQLVAEQAPLQVVGTITALTAKMAEKIGHKAIYLSGGGVAANSLGLPDLGISTLDDVLVDVRRITDACSLPLLVDADTGFGGAFNIARTVRSIDKAGAAGVHIEDQVQTKRCGHRPGKEIVSQAEMVDRIRMAVDARTHDDFVIMARTDALAVEGMDSAIERAVACVEAGADMIFPEAMQDLDQYRRFREAVGVPILANITEFGKTPLFSTPELGEVGVDIVLYCCGAYRAMNRGAETVYKALLEQGHQRDVIDIMQPRDEMYRYLDYYAFEEKLDELFSKESQ